The following proteins are encoded in a genomic region of Cryptomeria japonica chromosome 11, Sugi_1.0, whole genome shotgun sequence:
- the LOC131049197 gene encoding uncharacterized protein LOC131049197 gives MAHPNPPPRKHGQKDEAWKYTEEFPGRQRNQTKCMFCKEINHGGINRLKYHIAGIRGHDTEPCDKATPEAIRFCYVLLENFEIHKQTKKRQREELCHIGSPPPTSASGSASVGCVGEGSSMPPFRPSASASASTSIPTPSHTFGPRVRKSKIDNFFVPRTTPGAQPSLESMSWNKEVHDAGRKAICKFWYFCNIPFIAARSSYWQGMIDAVTICGPGFKAPSDTELSGPLLLEMVEDMKVDLEDHRQSWSQKGCTIMTDGWTDRRNRTLLNFLVSSGGSTMFLKSIDASSHVKNAAYLCEAIEEVIDEVGEENVVQVVTDNAASYVAAGKLLMERHPKIFWSPCAAHCLDLMLEDIGKLGWVKECVERAKNICKFIYNHALVLSIMRQYTGERELARPGITRFASNFLTLKSLLKSKASLRRMFVGEEWTSSSYATTTAGMDVVDCIFDELGFWIPCAEIVQVTEPLVVLLRVVDGEKPAMGYIYEGMDRAKEAIRSIYAGVEDKYRPIWDIIDRRWHNQLHRPIHAAAYYLNPSFRFRADFKADEEVLSGLYSVVQRMVTDTTATLLEMDAFNNASGAIFASQLCKEGRTKLQPDRWWQMFGPSTPNLQKIAIRILSQPCSASGCERNWSMFEHIHSKRRNRLSVERLNDLVFVHYNLRLRTRQIVDDDSSPITLEEVDPESDWLTESTDPVFTDEDLEWVDQADREAEAAAMAEEEDRARSGTAPMATQTGTSQAETMATQSSRTYLRRLCRRQIDSAEPEPEP, from the exons atggcTCATCCTAATCCTCCACCTAGGAAACATGGTCAAAAAGATGAGGCATGGAAATACACTGAAGAATTTCCTGGTAGACAAAGAAATCAAACCAAGTGTATGTTTTGTAAGGAAATTAACCATGGGGGGATAAATAGATTAAAATATCATATTGCTGGCATACGTGGTCATGACACTGAGCCTTGTGACAAGGCAACTCCTGAAGCAATCCGTTTTTGTTACGTCTTATTAGAAAACTTTGAAATACATAAgcaaacaaaaaaaagacaaagagaggagTTATGTCATATTGGTTCCCCTCCACCCACATCCGCATCTGGCTCCGCATCCGTAGGttgtgttggagagggttcttctATGCCTCCCTTTCGTCCTAGTGCTTCTGCTAGTGCCAGTACTTCTATTCCTACTCCTAGTCACACTTTTGGTCCTAGAGTGCGAAAATCTAAAATAgacaatttttttgtaccacgcactACTCCTGGCGCACAGCCCTCGCTTGAGAGCATgtcttggaacaaggaggtccatgatgcaggaagaaaagcaatttgcaagttttggtacttctgcaacattccatttattgcagccag GTCTTCTTATTGGCAAGGCATGATTGATGCAGTAACCATTTGTGGGCCGGGGTTTAAAGCCCCCAGTGATACTGAGTTGAGTGGCCCTCTCTTgttggaaatggtggaagatatgaaaGTTGACCTAGAAGACCACCGCCAATCTTGGAGccagaagggttgcaccatcatgacagatggttggactgataggaggaatagaacactcctaaattttcttgtttctagcggag gATCCACCATGTTTTTGAAGTCCATCGATGCTTCCTCACATGTCAAAAATGCGGCATACTTATGTGAGGCCATTGAGGAAGTTATAGAtgaggtgggggaagaaaatgtggtgcaagtggtgacggataatgcagcaagttatgttgctgcag gaaaacttttgatggagaggcacccaaaaatcttttggtctccatgtgcagcccattgccttgacctcatgctggaggatataggtaagcttggatgggtgaaagaatgcgttgaaagggccaagaatatatgcaaatttatttacaatcatgcattggtccttagcattatgaggcaatacacgggggAAAGGGAGTTGGCTCGTCCTGGTATAACGAGATTTGCCTCAAATTTCCTCACATTGAAATCCTTGTTAAAATCAAAGGCATCTTTGAGGcgcatgtttgttggtgaggagtggacttcctcatcctatgctacgaccactgcagggatggatgtagtagattgcatttttgatgagctaGGTTTTTGGATCCCTTGTGCAGAGATCGTGCag gtcactgagcccctagtagttctcctacgagttgttgatggggagaagcccgctatgggctacatatatgagggcatggatagggccaaggaggccattagatccatatatgctggagttgaggataagtataggcccatttgggacataattgatagaagatggcataaccaacttcataggcccatccatgcagcagcttaTTACCTCAATCCATCATTTCGTTTCCGTGCTGATTTCAaagcggatgaggaggttcttagcggGCTATATTCAGTAGTACAACGGATGGTCACTGATACCACAGCTACACTTCTTGAGATGGATGCATTTAATAATGCATCAGGGGCAATCTTTGCCAGCCAATTGTGTAAAGAGGGTCGGACAAAATTGCAGCCAG atagatggtggcaaatgtttgggccttcaaccccaaaccttcaaaaaattgccatccgcatattgagccagccgtgcagcgcttctggatgtgagcgcaactggagcatgttcgagcacatccactcgaagaggcgaaatagattgtctgtggagaggttgaatgatctagtctttgttcattacaacctccgtctcaGGACCAGACAGATTGTGGACGatgactcctctccgatcactctagaggaagtcgaccctgagtccgattggctcactgagtccaccgatccagtcttcactgatgaggaccttgagtgggttgaccaggcagacagagaggctgaggctgcggctatggcagaggaggaggatagagcacgatcaggcacagcacctatggctactcagactggcacatcacaggcagagactatggctactcagtcatccaggacctaccttagacgcctttgtaggaggcagatagactcggctgagccagagcctgagccatag